The genomic segment GAGGTGCGTAGATGAGGCAGGTGCCGTCGGCCGAGTGGCATCCGATGGCGGCGGCGTGTCGCAGCCGCCGCAGCGAGTTGACCCGGCCCATGTGAACGCTCAGGCCACGTGCGCGCGCTTCGGCGGCCAGGTCGGCGGCGCCCGGACCCAACTTCCATTCGGTGGTGCCGCCCAGTTTACCGTCCTGATCTTGAATGATATGGCGTTGACCTGCGGTTTTGTGTCGCGAACCTGTGCGGCACGTGATCGTGTCGCAGGCGTCTGCGCCGTCGAGGATTCCCTCGATTGGGTGCTCGGGAGGTCGTTCGTCGGTCGACTTGCGGTCGAGCCGGCGGAGTACGGCAGTGCGTCGTGACGCCGCGAACGCGCGACGGATAGCGTGTCGGTCATGACGACACCGCAACCGGATCCGCCGCTGGCTCCGGACGAATTGGTGAGCACCGGCTCGGAACGGGAGGTGCTGGAGGCATTCCTGGATTTCCATCGCGGTGTGCTCGTCCGCAAGGTGTCCGGGGTCTCCGCCGAGGACGCTCGGCGCCGGCTCGTACCGTCGATGACCACCCTGGCCGGTCTCGTCAAACACATGATCGGGGTGGAGCGGGGCTGGTTCGAGCGACGCCTGGCGCAGCGTTCGACCGAGGAGATCGGCAGCAACGTCGGCGGCGGCGAGGATAGCTGGGTTCTGGCCGACGACGAGACTGTCGAGGCGCTGGTCGCCGAGTACGAGCGGGCGTGTGAGCAGTCGCGGCGGACGGCGGCCCGGTTCGCTCTCGAGGACACGGTTCCGAGTCCTCGTCTGGGGCGGGTGTCGCTGCGTTGGATCTATGTCCACATGATCGAGGAGACGGCTCGACACGTCGGTCACGCCGACATCCTGCGGGAGCAGATCGACGGCGCGACCGGCGTGGACGGGTGAGCGGTCTGCGTTGTGGGCGGTGTCCCGGCCGACACCGGCGTCGTGCCGCCGACAGTGCGGGTTCGTCCGTATCGGGGTGGCTGCGCACATGCTTGGGTCGAGGCCGTTGATCACGTTGGTCTCCTTCAAAGCGGTCGCAGGTGGCGAGTCACCTGTGGCTGGTCGAGCAGTTCCGCTTGAAGCTCGGCGATCTGCTTGTCCTGTGAGCGGTTGTTTTCGCGGGCCGCGGCGAGCCGCTCGTTGAGGTTCTTGGCGTCCGCGGTGAGCGTGCGGATCTGTTGTTTGAGCGTGGTGTTCTCGGTGACGAGCCGTTGGACGGCGTCTTCGGGCAGGTCGAGTTCGAGGTCGCGGATGCGTCCGAGGAGTTCGCCGATGCGGGCGCGTTGGTCGTGAATCTCTTGGTAGGCGGTCTTGAGCCCGTCCTCGGCGTTGAGCGCGCGTTCGCGCCATGCGGCCTCGGTGGCCGCGGCTGCGGCTGCCTGGGTTTGGCTTCGTTGGGCGTTGGCCTCGGTGGCTGTCTCGCGGATGAGTCTGCGAGCGTCGGTGTTCTGGTAGAGGAAGGTGCGGGACACGTTGGCGCGACGCTGGACGGCGCTGACGGTGACAGGGCTGCGCTCGCGGCGCATGTCGTGCAGTACCGCACGGACCCGGTCGAGCATCGACGAAGTCGTGCGTCTGCG from the Solwaraspora sp. WMMD1047 genome contains:
- a CDS encoding DinB family protein, with translation MTTPQPDPPLAPDELVSTGSEREVLEAFLDFHRGVLVRKVSGVSAEDARRRLVPSMTTLAGLVKHMIGVERGWFERRLAQRSTEEIGSNVGGGEDSWVLADDETVEALVAEYERACEQSRRTAARFALEDTVPSPRLGRVSLRWIYVHMIEETARHVGHADILREQIDGATGVDG
- a CDS encoding DUF6262 family protein, whose product is MTRTVSSQRIDAAIAARRRTTSSMLDRVRAVLHDMRRERSPVTVSAVQRRANVSRTFLYQNTDARRLIRETATEANAQRSQTQAAAAAATEAAWRERALNAEDGLKTAYQEIHDQRARIGELLGRIRDLELDLPEDAVQRLVTENTTLKQQIRTLTADAKNLNERLAAARENNRSQDKQIAELQAELLDQPQVTRHLRPL